The Polynucleobacter sp. JS-Mosq-20-D10 region TGAGAGGGTGAAACAAGAAGAGCTTGCCTATCTCAAGCAAGCAAAGCAACTCTCACAAAAACGCAACAAGGCTGCGCTAGATTTAGGCAAGCAAGTTACCACAGCAATGCAGGACCTATCGATGGCAGGTGGACAGCTGGAGATTGCCCTACTACCTTTGGCCGAAGGTGGCGCTTATGGTCTTGAGCAAATTGAGTTTCTGGTTGCAGGTCACGCTGGAAGTACTCCACGATCATTGGCAAAAGTAGCTTCCGGCGGTGAATTAGCTCGTATTAGCTTAGCTATTAGTGTCATCACTAGCAAGGCGTCATTTACACCCACACTGATATTTGATGAAGTCGATGCCGGTATTGGCGGCGCTGTTGCAGAGACCGTTGGAAAGTTATTACGTCAACTTGGCGAGTCACATCAAATTCTGTGTGTGACCCACTTGCCACAAGTGGCTGCGCAAGGTAATCACCACCTCAAAGTCAGTAAATCTCAGGCAGGTGATATAACCCTCTCTCAGGTCATGCCACTTGGAAGGTCTGAGCGAGTAGAGGAAGTTGCGCGCATGCTGGGCGGAGCAACGATTACCGATACTACACGCCGACATGCTCGCGAGCTACTAGAGCAAAATTAAGTTTATTCAGCGTCCGAAGGGGCCAGAAATATTTCTTGCCATAAAGTCAGCACCACCTCTCTTGCTTGAACCAGTTGTGGCTCAAGCTCTAGATCTACCCGCGTCTTTTCTGCACCATCTAAACGCAGGCGATGTTGACGCGCCCGAAGCAAGCGATAGGCATCACCCACCTCTTGAGCTATTGCAGCTTGAATTAAGCCCACCTCTCCAGCAATCCGAAGTAAAGCAATGTTGCCCAGATTACCAATCAGCTGTGGATAGGCACTTGAGAATGCCAAAACTAGAAATTGCACGATAAATTCAATATCCACCATGCCGCCAGCATCATGCTTTAAATCAAAATTGGGGCTAGGATTGGGATGTCCCGCATGAACCTTGCGACGCATTTCTAAAATCTCATGACGTAGTTGCACAACATCACGCTTTTGACTTAAAACGTCAAATCGCACACTATCAAAAAATTCTCCAACTACTGTTGATCCCGCCGAGAATCGAGCTCGTGTCAGAGCTTGATGCTCCCAAACCCATGCGGTGTTGTCACCCTGACGTAACTGGTATTTCTTAAATGCATCGGCATTCGTCACCAAAAAACCGGCAGAGCCATTTGGACGAAGACGTGTATCGATTTCAAATAAGCTACCGGCTGATGTATAGGCGGTTAACCAATTAATCAACCGTTTAGCGAGCAGCGCATATATTTCTTGGGCAGCAAAATCCGTTTCTTCGGCTTGATACAAGAAAACCAAATCTAAGTCAGAGGCATATCCCAACTCTTTACCACCCAACTTGCCATAAGAAATTACTGCGAATGGCGCAGTCGTATCAAGCGGTAATGCAAATTTCTGGGCAACGCCAGGCCATACCCGCTCAAAAGTGGTCTGCAATATTAAGTCCGCCAAAGCAGATAGGTGATCACTCACCTTCTCTACTGAAAGCTCGTGATCTACGCCAATTCCCAAATCTGCGAGCAAAGTAATAAAGGTTTCAGTGTGATGCGTAATACGCAAAATATCCATCGCCTGCTCTGAGCCATCACCATCAGCCATCACGTCATCAAGACGCATATCCAAGGTCGCTTTTACTTCCTGCCAATACTGCTCTGGATGTTCAATCAGGGCTTTCTCAGTGCGTGAGTTGAGCAAGTAATCCAAGAGATGGGGATGCCGAGTTAAATATTGCGCACCCCATTGAGAGGTCTTGAGTAAAGCCAACACATTCAATAGTGCCTGAGGGTATTCCGACAAGATGGATAAGTAAGCACTTCGCCGGGCAACCGCCTCTAATAAATCAAAAAAACGTAGTAAAGTTTGGTCTGCGCTAATCGTAATGGGCCGATCCACTTGCAAGTTCTCCGCAGCCTTACGAATGAGGTTATTGAAAATAATCCTGCTTTTTTCTGATAATTGTCTTTGCTTGGAGCTATCAGCCCAAGCCAACCAACGGGCCGCAGACTCCGGGAACAGCTTGGTATCAGGCTCCCAGCCTGCTAGCAAGGAGGCATTGTCTAAGCGTGCAGCATCATCGAGTACAAAAGCTTTTTCAAAATACTGGGCTACTGCCGTTTGATGTTTGTCGAGCTCAGATATAAAACGAGCTTGATCTTGACTCTGATCAGGCCCGACCATACTCGCTGCCAAACGAGTACGCGGGCCCTCATCCTCGGGCAAATAGTGCGTTTGCTGATCCTCCCAAACCTGGATCCGATGCTCTAAGCGACGCAAGTAAACGTAAGCCGCCTTTAAATCATCAACCTCTTTGCTAGGCAAAATTCCTTGCTGCCTTACCAACTCTAATACCTCTAGAGTAGGCCGAATGCGAAAGCGCGGATCTGTGCCACCGCGCATCAATTGAAACATTTGCGCCAAGAACTCAATCTCACGGATGCCGCCGCGACCCAACTTAATATCTCTAGATCGACCATGATGGTTGGAGGAGCGCTTCTCAGCCTCACGCTGTATCTGCCTATGCAATTCACGGATGGAAGCAATCACACCGTAATCTAAATGACGGCGATAAACAAAAGGACGAATCAGTTGATCGAGCTCACGCTCGCAATAAGCAAAGGAAGATGCATCAGGTAAAGGCGAGATCAACCTGCCCTTAATCCAAGCATAGCGCTCCCACTCTCTTCCCTGTACCAATAGATATTCTTCGAGCATATCGAGACTACAGACTAGGGGACCAGAATCCCCATTGGGTCTCAGGCGCATATCCACCCGAAATACAAAACCATTAGCATCATGCTCTGCCAATAATTTAATCAGACGCTTACCCATTCGGGTAAACCACTCGTGATACGAGAGACTCCTAGGTCCACCCTGAGTATCACCTTCGTGCTCATACAGAAAGATCAGGTCGATATCAGAAGAAAGGTTGAGCTCTAGCCCACCCAACTTACCCATACCCACCACCATTAAAGGCATCTCTGAATCTGTAACCCGGCTCCAAGGCAAGCCAAAACGACGCTGCTGATCTTCTCGGATATAGGCAATCACAAGGGCTATTACCTCCTCAGCAAAATGACTCAGTGCATGTGTTACCTCACTGAGATCGGCCATGCCATTGAGGTCTCGGAAGGCAATCCAGAGCATGAGGCGCTGCCTTGCCAGCCTCAGATCCGCCATAAATTGAACCTCATCTTGCTCGGGAGCGGCTAAGGCAACTTGGCAAGGACCCAACAAATCCCCGATTCCAATCACATCCACTTTTTGGGCGCCCTGGGAGCGAAGCCAATCAGCCCACTCAGGTCGAGAATTGAGCCAGCGTTGTGCGTAGCTGGAGTGCTGCTTTAGAAATTCAAGTTGGGCGGCAAAATCGGTCATTTCTCCATCTTAATCCGACTCTAGGCTCAAACTTGCAGTAGCTTGGCGATCCCCTAATAGCTGACGGATAATAGAGTTCATGTTTGTAAATATCATCCGGACTCGCCTGCAGAGCGTGCTTCAAAAACGTCCTCCGGGTTCTGGTGGTCGCTGGCGTAAGCGCGTCCTCATTCTTGCCGGTGTCACTGTGGCTTTTTTCGTATTAGGCCATCTCGGGGTGCGCTTTGTTATTTGGCCTCAGATTGAGAAATCAAAGCCCACCATAGAGCACTTAATGAGTGCTCGCTTGGGTACCAATGTCACAATGGATGATGTCCAGGTATCTTGGACTGGAATTCGACCAAGCTTTGCGATTCAAGGATTGCGATTCAATAGCGCAAGCACTTCCACCCCGCCCTTGCTCATTGAAAATGTTAGTGGGCAACTCAGCTGGCTTTCCTTCTATTATTTGGCGCCCTATTTTCACGAGATCACCATTGATCAGGCGCAGCTTTACGCACAGAGAGATGCAAAAGGTATAGTTTCGATTGCTGGCATTCCGATTCAAGCTAATGCCGATAATTTTTCAACCGGAAACTGGTTGCTCGCTCAAAACGATATTCGAGTTAACAATGCCAAAATTTATTGGGAAGACCAACAAAGTCGTAGGCTAAAAACCGTCATTGATATTCAAAGCTTCCAATTAATCAACGGCATTCGCAGTCATGAAGGTCAGCTCATCACCCAAACCCCTTGGAGTCCAAGTCCAATCAAACTTCAAGCTGACTTTATCCATCACCTTGGTGGCCAGGCGGGTAATTGGCGCGACTGGGTCGGAACTATTTCATGGGATTTTGCTGAACTCAAGCTCAGTCACATTTCTAAAGATCTGAGTCTTCCGGTATATGACTTGGCTGGCAAAATTAACTCTAAGGGCAGCCTGAAGCTGGATGGCGGCAACGCCAATGGCGGGCAAATGTCCTTAACAGCTGATCAGCTCATAGTGCAACTAAACAAAGATGAGGATCCCCTTGAGTTTGGCAGGCTAGAGACAGAGCTAATCCAAGATACAGATGACGGCTTAAATTCCCTCACAACAAAAACCTTGGCATGGCGCACTATCGATAGTCCACATACTGCACCACTTGAAAAATTAAGCCCCATTACTTTTCGTTGGCGTCAGCCAAAAGATGATGGCGAGATTAAAGAGTTCGGCTTCTCGTCGCCGAAAATCCAATTGGAAGATATTGCACTCTTCGCACTAAATCTTCCGCTGCCCAAAAAGATTCATCAATGGATCAAGATTTCTGAAGCAGATGGTGAGTTACAGAATGTAGATATGAACTGGTCTGAAAGCCAATCCGCCCTTTCGGCTTTACCCATTCCCGGGAATTGGTTTTCCTCTAGCAAACTCGACTTCACTATTAGCGCAAAGCTCAATGATATTAGCTTCACTGGAGTTAATAAATCGATGCCCTCAGTTTCACATTTGTCTGGAAACTTAGTAAGCAATCAGAAACAAGGTAACTTCACACTAGATTCAAGCAATCTTGAGTTAGAGATGAGTGACTTTTTATCCGCCTCTGAAATTCAATTGGACCGCGCAAAAGGTGAGATTAGCTGGTCCAAACAAAAAGGGGGCTGGCTGATTAATGCTAAGAAATTGCAGCTCAGTAACTCTGAAATCACCACCAATTTTGATCTCAGCTATCTGATCGGCGCCCCCAAACAAGCCGATCAGATAACACTCGATATGGAGTTTGTTAAGGCTAAGTTAGCAACAGCATATCGCTATTTACCGGTTGGTATGGATAAAGATAGCCGCCTATATTTAAGCAAAGCCTTTGAATCTGGTGAGATTCAAAATGGTACTTTGCACATTAAAGGCGACCCCAATCAAGCGCCTTACCCAGCAGGCACCGTGGGAGAGCTCAGCTTGCGCCTGCCTTTCTCCAAAGCAAGCATCAAGCCAGTACCCTTGCTACCAAAAAGCCAAGGGGTTTGGTCAGCGCTCAATAATGTCAGCGGTAATATCAATATGAAACAAGCAGCTTTAGATATTGATCTTGATACCGCAAACTACAAAAAAGTAGCTATCACCAAGGTCAAAGCTCAAATTCCGGATCTCAGCGCTAAAAATCTGGCATTGCTCATCAATGGCTCTATTGAGGGTGATGGCTCTGAAGTCCTCGAATACCTATTTGCATCCCCTGTAGGAATTGCGCAAGCCAACTTAGCCAGGAATTTCTCCCTTAAAGGCCTCGTGAATGTGGGTCTTGACTTAAAAATTCCGCTAGCTGGAGACGACGATGTTCGCTTCGATGCAAAAATTAATCTTCCCGGAAATCAAGTGCAATGGGGGCAGGTTCCCCCCTTAGAAAATCTGAAAGGCAAGATACGCATTACCGAAGTCAATCCCGAGTTTGATAATGTCACCGCAAACTTTTTAGGCGGCGCCCTCAAGATTGCTAGCGCACCCTCTTCGGCAGGCAATACTAGCTTTAGCGTCGGAGGCGATATTAATGCTAGCTTCATCAAAGATTACATTTCAGGAAATTTAAAATCTCGAGCTCACCCAGCACTGCTTAGTGCGATGAGTGGGTCAGCGAAATACGAAGGCCTGATCAACTTTAACAAAGCAGGTAGCCAAACCAAGCTCAATTTTGATTTACGCAATTGGGCAAGCTCCGCCCCCTCACCTGCCAAGAAATTAGCAGGCACCCCTATGTTGGGGGAGCTCAGTCTAAAAATTTACCCAGCCAGCAAGAGTAATGTAGTGCGTGCAGATTGGTCTGGAAAATTAGGGGGGCAATACTTTCTTCAGGGAAATCTCAATTCGGCTAATGAAGTAAAAAATGCAGTAGGAGTTGGGTCGCCGGCACCATTGCCACAGCAAGGCACTTCTCTCCACTTGGCAAGCAATGAACTAAATCTTGATCAGTGGGTAGAGTTTTTAGGGGCAGGCAAATCAAGGGGTAAGGCGAATGAAGTCAATCCGTCAAATACACCCGATGAGGATGTACAAATCTCTGCTCAAGTGAAGAAATTAATCGCCCTAGACCGCGAGTGGATTGATGTCAGCATGCAGTCTCAGAAAAAAAATATCGCTTGGCAACTGCGTTTAAATTCACCCCAGATTGCTGGTCAAATGCAATGGCAACCCGGCAGTAGTGATCACCCCAGTGGATTTGTTTCTGGAAGACTTGCACGCCTAAAAGTTCCAGATCAACGCGCATCTCAAGAATTAACATCCAAGGAAAGTACTCTACAAAAAGCGACCCCCCTCAAGACCCCAATCGACCCAAATGCTATCCCCAGCCTAGATTTAACGATCGATGATTTGAGTTGGACAAAGGCTCAACTAGGTGCCGTAAAGATCAAATCCAAAACTACTCGTGATCTCATGAAGCTTGAGTCAATGCAAATTAACAACCCTCAAGGCAATTCCATTATCAAAGGTCAGTGGCAGGCTCGTACCCCAAATAACCCTGAACTGAGCTCATTCACTGCGGACATGAATATTAAAGATGCGGGACGGATTATTGCTCATTGGAGTAACTCTAAGTCGGTAGAGGGTGGTGAAGGAAAGCTCAATGCCTCAATCTCATGGTCAGGGTCACCTTTTTCTCCAGTCTACGATTCTCTTGCTGGTAACGTTAGCCTAGACCTCGCCAAAGGCCGCTTACTAGAAGTCAATACTGATGGAGCTAAGTTGCTCGATGTCCTCAGTTTGCAAAGTCTCTTTAGATTTGCAACCTTTGACCTAAAAGGTAGCCTAGGAAACTTAGCTACTAAAGGTACACCCTTTAACTCTATTACTAGCAACTTCGAGATTGCACAAGGAGTTGCACAAACCAAACAATTCAACATGATTCTGGATCAAGCTCGGGTTGCCATGACAGGGCAAATCAATGTCGCCAAAGAAACCCAAGATCTCCGAATCACTATCTTTCCTACAATTGACGCTACTGCAGGTTCACTAGCAGCATTTGCAATCAACCCCATTATTGGCCTAGGAGCAGTCTTGGGGCAGTACCTCATCACGAATCAAATTAACCGTAACATGCAGACAGATTATTTGATTCAGGGGTCATGGGAAAATCCGGAAGTAATTCCGCTAGATCAAAAGGGTCAACCACTCGATGCGAAAACTTTAGAGACGATTCGCACTAAGAATCTCTTGAAAGAACAAACAAAACCAAGCTCCCCTAATTCTGTTCCTGCAAGCCCACCTACAAACCAAAACACCCCCACCCAAATGCCAGGTTAAATAGATGAACGCACCAATAAATGCTTCTGAACTCAACATAGCATCAATACAAATGGTGTCGACTCCTAGCCTCAATGAAAATCTCGAGACTGCAGCTCGCTTAATTAAAGCCGCTACAGATTGCGGAGTACAGATTGCCGTGTTGCCGGAATATTTTTGCTTAATGGGATTGAGGGATACCGATAAGGTAAATGCACGGGAAGCGGCAGGGTCTGGCCCAATTCAAGAGCGTCTTGCCGCGATTGCACAAGAAAATAATATCTATTTAGTTGCAGGGACTATTCCTTTAGAAGCTAAAGAATCCAATAAGGTTCTCAATACCTCCTTAGTGTTTGATCCTCGAGGCGTACAAATCGCTCGTTACGACAAAATTCATTTATTTGGCTTTCAAACTCCAACGGAGCGTTACGAAGAATCTGAAACCATTTCAGCGGGCAGTCAACCAGGCCAATTTGCAATCCAGCTTAATGAAGTTGAATGGCGTTTTGGCTTAAGTATTTGTTATGACTTGCGTTTTCCAGAGCTATACCGCGCCCTTGGCCAAGTGGATTGCCACATTATTCCAGCAGCGTTTACCTACACCACCGGTAAAGATCATTGGGAAATTCTTCTGCGCGCTCGCGCAATTGAAAACCAATGCTATGCCCTAGCTTCAGCCCAAGGAGGTCTTCACTTAAATCAACGACGCACTTGGGGTGAGAGCATGCTGATTGATCCATGGGGAGAGATATTGAGCAATCTTCCTGAAGGCGAGGGTTTTATTCAGGGCACGCTCAGCAAAGATAAATTAAAAGAGGTACGCTCTAAGCTACCCGCACTAAAACACCGCAAGCTTTAATACAGAAAGTACAGCAAATCAAGATGAGAGCACCAGAAGCATTATTTCCAAGTGATTGGACAAAGCCCAAGAAACAGACTGACCTTCTCAAGCTGGCTAAATCCATTTTGCTTGAGCCAACTGGCCTCTCTGAGCAAGATTTGCATCACACCTTTGGCAATATGTTTACGCATCAGCTCGACGATGCTGACCTTTATTTCCAACATACTCGTAGCGAGAGCTGGAGCCTAGAAGAGGGAATTGTGAAATCCGGCAGCTTTAGCATTGATCAGGGTGTTGGAGTGCGTGCGATCTATGGAGATAAGACTGCCTTTGCTTACTCTGATGAAATTAATTTAGAGGCCCTGAATAAAGCAGCTAAATCTACTCGGGTGATTGGACCCCAAGGTGGTACACGTGCTGTTGCAAGCAAAATCTTTACACCCGTTTCCAATGAACTCTACTCAGACTTAAATCCTTTAGATTCACTAGCACCCCAAGAAAAGATTGCCTTACTCGAAGGTATTGAGCGTCGTGCAAAAGCGCGTGACCCGCGCATCATTCAGGTTATGGCTAGCTTAGCTGGTGAGTTTGATGTGGTGCTCGTCGTTCGAGCTGATGGCCTATTAGCAGCTGACGTACGTCCACTGGTGCGGGTATCAGTCCATGTGATTGCCGAACAAAATGGTCGTCGCGAATCTGGGTCTTCAGGAGGTGGAGCTCGTCATGATTACCACTACTTCAATACAGAACTGATTAATCAATATGTTGATGAGGCTGTTGATGGCGCACTAATTAATCTGGATTCTCGCCCTGCCCCAGCAGGTCCAATGACAGTAGTGATGGGGCCAGGATGGCCTGGGGTGTTACTACATGAAGCGGTAGGTCACGGCCTTGAGGGCGACTTTAACCGCAAGGGCTCGTCTGCTTTTGCTGGCTGTATTGGGCAGCGAGTTGCTGCTAAAGGTGTCACCGTAGTTGATGACGGAACACTTTCTGGTCGTCGTGGCTCACTCAATATCGATGATGAAGGCACACCCACCCAATGCACCACCTTGATCGAAGATGGTATTTTGAAGGGTTACATTCAGGACAGTCTGAATGCCAGGCTCATGAATATGCCCCTGACAGGCAATGGACGGCGCGAGAGTTTTGCCTCCCTACCGATGCCACGCATGACCAATACCTATATGTTGGCTGGCAAGGATGATCCCCAAGAAATCGTGGCCAGTATTAAACGCGGCCTGTATGCGGTTAACTTTGGTGGCGGTCAAGTCGACATTACTAGCGGTAAATTCGTATTTTCAGCCTCAGAGGCCTATTGGGTAGAAAACGGCAAAATTCAATATCCCGTCAAAGGCGCTACCATCATTGGTAGTGGTCCTGAGTCCTTAAAACAGGTCTCTATGATCGGAAATGACCTGAAATTAGACGGCGGTATCGGGGTTTGCGGCAAGGAAGGTCAGAGCGTCCCTGTGGGCGTCGGGCAGCCAACTTTACGCATCGACAGCCTGACTGTCGGAGGAACGGCTTAATACGGCTTAAAATAAAAGGATGAGCCAACAAAATACGAATCCCGCAAACTGGTACGCTGCCGTTGATAAAACGTCAGACACGGATGATCAACGCATTCACAATATTACTGTTCTGCCACCACCAGAGCATTTGATTCGCTTCTTTCCGATCGCTGGAACACCCACAGAAGCGCTCATCAGCAAGACACGTAAAAAGATTCGCGACATCATTCATGGAAAAGATGATCGCCTGCTCGTGATCATCGGACCTTGCTCGATTCATGATCCCCGTGCAGCATTAGAGTACTGCCAAAGACTGCTCGCAGAGCGTGATCGTTTTTCGGGTGAACTCGAAATTGTGATGCGAGTCTATTTTGAAAAACCACGCACCACTGTTGGTTGGAAGGGTTTAATTAATGACCCGTACTTAGATGAGAGCTATCGCATTGAAGAAGGTTTGCGAATGGCTCGCCAAGTGCTGATGGAAATTAATCGCCTAGGCATGCCTGCAGGTAGCGAATTTTTGGATGTGATTTCTCCGCAATACATTGCAGATCTGATTTCTTGGGGCGCTATTGGCGCACGCACAACCGAGAGTCAAGTGCATCGCGAACTAGCTTCGGGCCTCTCAGCACCAATCGGGTTTAAGAATGGTACTGATGGCAACATCAAGATTGCTACTGATGCCATTCAGGCAGCTAGTCGTCCGCATCATTTCTTATCTGTTCATAAGAACGGTCAAGTATCTATTGTAGAAACTAAGGGTAACAAAGACTGTCACGTTATTTTGCGCGGCGGTAAAGAGCCAAACTACGAGGCGCAGTATGTGCAAGTAGCCTGCTCTGAACTAGATGCAGCAAAGCTTCCAGCCAGCTTGATGGTGGATTTGTCTCATGCGAACTCCAGCAAAAAACATGAGCGTCAAATTGTGGTGGCAGAAAATATTGCTGAGCAAATTGAATCTGGCTCACATCAAATTTTTGGAGTCATGATTGAAAGTCACCTCAATGATGGCGCACAAAAATTCTCACCTGGAAAAGATGATCCAAACAAATTGGAATATGGCAAGAGTATTACGGACGCTTGCATTAACTGGGAAGACTCAGTCAACGTATTACAACGCTTGGCTTTAGCTGTGAAGAACCGCAGAAAAACAAAGAAATAATGAGATCAGAAAATAAAGTGAAACTGCTTTATTAACTTTAAAAGAGACTAGTTTATTTAGTCTCTTTTTTTTCGTGCTTCCATAGAACGTCTTGACCACCCGCCGCACGGTTGAGTACCCGCGCCAACACAAACAATAGGTCTGATAAGCGATTGACGTATTGACGCGGAGCATCGTATAAGGGCTCTTCCCAACCCAAACGCACAATCGATCTCTCTGCCCGTCTACAGACTGTGCGACAGACGTGGGCCTGAGAAGCTGCGCGAGTACCGCCTGGAAGAATAAATTCAGTCAGAGGAGGTAAAGTCGCATTGTATTTTTCCAGCCAAATATCCAACTGAGCCACCTGCTCTGGTTTGAGTAGGGTGTAATTAGGAATGCAAAGCTCCCCACCTAGGTCAAATAAATCATGCTGCACTTGCAAAAATAGGTTTTTGAACTCCTCTGCAAGACTCTCGGGGATCGATTCGGTCATCAAAACCCCGATTTCGGAGTTCAATTCATCTACATCACCCATGGCGCAAATGCGCAAATGATCCTTCTCTACCCGGCTGCCATCGCCAAGCCCGGTCATGCCCGCATCGCCAGTTCTAGTGGCTATTTTTGAAAGTCGATTTCCCATAAAACTAATTATAGGTAAATGGCTAAAATGATTCCTATGAATATGGTGACCCCACCCCCCGAACTCGCGGCTATTGCCGCCCTGCAATCCAAACTGGTATCGGCGCTGCGCCCTATCCTCCCTGAACATGCCTTGCTATGGGAGCCTGAAGACACGATTCCTTATGAATGCGATGGCCTGGCAGCCTATCGACGCATGCCCTTGGCAGTTGCTCTGCCTGAGACTGAAGAGCAGGTTGCCCAGATTTTGAAGATTTGCTTTGCGATGCAGGTGCCCATTGTCCCCCGCGGATCTGGCACCGGTCTATCTGGTGGCGCCATGCCTATATCCCAGGGCTTAGTACTCTCACTAGCCAAACTCAAAAAGATCATCAACATTGATCCGTTTACTAGAACTGCAGTTGTACAACCGGGAGTACGTAATTTAGCGATCTCCGAAGCGGTGGCCCATCTCGGACTGTATTACGCCCCAGACCCATCCTCACAGATTGCCTGCTCTATTGGCGGGAATGTCAATGAAAACTCTGGTGGTGTGCACTGCCTCAAATACGGCCTGACGCTTCACAACGTTTTAAAAGTGCGCGGCATCTTAATGAACGGTGAGATCGTAGAGTTCGGTAGCCTTGCACCAGACTCCCCGGGACTCGATTTATTAGCAATTGTGATGGGCAGTGAAGGCATGCTTGCTGTAGTGACTGAAGTCACAGTAAAGCTAGTTGCCAAACCCAAGTTGGCGCGCGTCATCATGGCTAGCTTTGACGATATTGAAAAGGGTGCCGATGCAGTAGCAGCCATCATTGCTGCTGGGATCATTCCAGCCGGCCTGGAGATGATGGACAAAGCCACTACTCGCGCAGTAGAAGAATTTGTTCATGCAGGATATGACCTCGAAGCCGAAACCATCCTGCTTTGCGAATCCGACGG contains the following coding sequences:
- the glnE gene encoding bifunctional [glutamate--ammonia ligase]-adenylyl-L-tyrosine phosphorylase/[glutamate--ammonia-ligase] adenylyltransferase, translating into MTDFAAQLEFLKQHSSYAQRWLNSRPEWADWLRSQGAQKVDVIGIGDLLGPCQVALAAPEQDEVQFMADLRLARQRLMLWIAFRDLNGMADLSEVTHALSHFAEEVIALVIAYIREDQQRRFGLPWSRVTDSEMPLMVVGMGKLGGLELNLSSDIDLIFLYEHEGDTQGGPRSLSYHEWFTRMGKRLIKLLAEHDANGFVFRVDMRLRPNGDSGPLVCSLDMLEEYLLVQGREWERYAWIKGRLISPLPDASSFAYCERELDQLIRPFVYRRHLDYGVIASIRELHRQIQREAEKRSSNHHGRSRDIKLGRGGIREIEFLAQMFQLMRGGTDPRFRIRPTLEVLELVRQQGILPSKEVDDLKAAYVYLRRLEHRIQVWEDQQTHYLPEDEGPRTRLAASMVGPDQSQDQARFISELDKHQTAVAQYFEKAFVLDDAARLDNASLLAGWEPDTKLFPESAARWLAWADSSKQRQLSEKSRIIFNNLIRKAAENLQVDRPITISADQTLLRFFDLLEAVARRSAYLSILSEYPQALLNVLALLKTSQWGAQYLTRHPHLLDYLLNSRTEKALIEHPEQYWQEVKATLDMRLDDVMADGDGSEQAMDILRITHHTETFITLLADLGIGVDHELSVEKVSDHLSALADLILQTTFERVWPGVAQKFALPLDTTAPFAVISYGKLGGKELGYASDLDLVFLYQAEETDFAAQEIYALLAKRLINWLTAYTSAGSLFEIDTRLRPNGSAGFLVTNADAFKKYQLRQGDNTAWVWEHQALTRARFSAGSTVVGEFFDSVRFDVLSQKRDVVQLRHEILEMRRKVHAGHPNPSPNFDLKHDAGGMVDIEFIVQFLVLAFSSAYPQLIGNLGNIALLRIAGEVGLIQAAIAQEVGDAYRLLRARQHRLRLDGAEKTRVDLELEPQLVQAREVVLTLWQEIFLAPSDAE
- a CDS encoding YhdP family protein — its product is MFVNIIRTRLQSVLQKRPPGSGGRWRKRVLILAGVTVAFFVLGHLGVRFVIWPQIEKSKPTIEHLMSARLGTNVTMDDVQVSWTGIRPSFAIQGLRFNSASTSTPPLLIENVSGQLSWLSFYYLAPYFHEITIDQAQLYAQRDAKGIVSIAGIPIQANADNFSTGNWLLAQNDIRVNNAKIYWEDQQSRRLKTVIDIQSFQLINGIRSHEGQLITQTPWSPSPIKLQADFIHHLGGQAGNWRDWVGTISWDFAELKLSHISKDLSLPVYDLAGKINSKGSLKLDGGNANGGQMSLTADQLIVQLNKDEDPLEFGRLETELIQDTDDGLNSLTTKTLAWRTIDSPHTAPLEKLSPITFRWRQPKDDGEIKEFGFSSPKIQLEDIALFALNLPLPKKIHQWIKISEADGELQNVDMNWSESQSALSALPIPGNWFSSSKLDFTISAKLNDISFTGVNKSMPSVSHLSGNLVSNQKQGNFTLDSSNLELEMSDFLSASEIQLDRAKGEISWSKQKGGWLINAKKLQLSNSEITTNFDLSYLIGAPKQADQITLDMEFVKAKLATAYRYLPVGMDKDSRLYLSKAFESGEIQNGTLHIKGDPNQAPYPAGTVGELSLRLPFSKASIKPVPLLPKSQGVWSALNNVSGNINMKQAALDIDLDTANYKKVAITKVKAQIPDLSAKNLALLINGSIEGDGSEVLEYLFASPVGIAQANLARNFSLKGLVNVGLDLKIPLAGDDDVRFDAKINLPGNQVQWGQVPPLENLKGKIRITEVNPEFDNVTANFLGGALKIASAPSSAGNTSFSVGGDINASFIKDYISGNLKSRAHPALLSAMSGSAKYEGLINFNKAGSQTKLNFDLRNWASSAPSPAKKLAGTPMLGELSLKIYPASKSNVVRADWSGKLGGQYFLQGNLNSANEVKNAVGVGSPAPLPQQGTSLHLASNELNLDQWVEFLGAGKSRGKANEVNPSNTPDEDVQISAQVKKLIALDREWIDVSMQSQKKNIAWQLRLNSPQIAGQMQWQPGSSDHPSGFVSGRLARLKVPDQRASQELTSKESTLQKATPLKTPIDPNAIPSLDLTIDDLSWTKAQLGAVKIKSKTTRDLMKLESMQINNPQGNSIIKGQWQARTPNNPELSSFTADMNIKDAGRIIAHWSNSKSVEGGEGKLNASISWSGSPFSPVYDSLAGNVSLDLAKGRLLEVNTDGAKLLDVLSLQSLFRFATFDLKGSLGNLATKGTPFNSITSNFEIAQGVAQTKQFNMILDQARVAMTGQINVAKETQDLRITIFPTIDATAGSLAAFAINPIIGLGAVLGQYLITNQINRNMQTDYLIQGSWENPEVIPLDQKGQPLDAKTLETIRTKNLLKEQTKPSSPNSVPASPPTNQNTPTQMPG
- a CDS encoding carbon-nitrogen hydrolase family protein, with the translated sequence MNAPINASELNIASIQMVSTPSLNENLETAARLIKAATDCGVQIAVLPEYFCLMGLRDTDKVNAREAAGSGPIQERLAAIAQENNIYLVAGTIPLEAKESNKVLNTSLVFDPRGVQIARYDKIHLFGFQTPTERYEESETISAGSQPGQFAIQLNEVEWRFGLSICYDLRFPELYRALGQVDCHIIPAAFTYTTGKDHWEILLRARAIENQCYALASAQGGLHLNQRRTWGESMLIDPWGEILSNLPEGEGFIQGTLSKDKLKEVRSKLPALKHRKL